A portion of the Leptospira mtsangambouensis genome contains these proteins:
- a CDS encoding DUF1343 domain-containing protein, protein MKFLKNINKLSGCKAAILTNQSAFGHLGKYHFQTYSEIFDLKTIFLPEHGLFAELQDQVSGDELKYLFGDMQIVNLYGKEEFSLVPPKENLTNVDVIIIDIKDVGSRYYTFLTTAYYILCEVSRIKRETGKAPLFLVIDSPNPIGTRVEGTPLQKEFESFVGVTSVLHRHGLTPGGLLSYYNETFQLKVDVIVVPVGVFHPKSVSSFEWVPPSPNIPTQSTCLVYPGMCLLEGTNLSEGRGTTKPFETFGAPYLVGKAKEELDRRMLSHQSGKFILRNLRFLPTFHKYVGSICEGYQLMVLKPKQFHSLYFVLYFLKQLLELFPKEFEYLKGVYEFRSDRPAIELLCGDSTLLDYLYGKRTDSELEMYLKESESRWTKLIKPFRY, encoded by the coding sequence ATGAAGTTTTTAAAAAACATAAATAAGTTAAGCGGCTGTAAGGCGGCCATTCTTACCAACCAAAGTGCTTTTGGTCATCTTGGAAAATACCATTTTCAAACATATTCAGAGATTTTTGATTTAAAAACAATATTTTTGCCAGAACACGGACTCTTTGCTGAGTTACAAGACCAGGTCAGTGGGGATGAACTCAAATATCTTTTTGGAGATATGCAGATTGTGAATCTGTATGGGAAGGAAGAATTTAGTTTAGTTCCACCAAAAGAAAATTTAACCAATGTAGATGTGATCATCATTGATATAAAAGATGTTGGTTCGAGGTATTATACTTTTTTAACAACAGCCTATTATATTTTATGTGAAGTTTCGCGTATAAAACGGGAAACAGGAAAGGCGCCCCTTTTTTTAGTGATCGATTCCCCAAACCCTATTGGAACTAGAGTTGAAGGGACACCACTGCAAAAAGAATTTGAATCTTTTGTAGGGGTCACTTCGGTTCTGCATAGGCATGGACTCACTCCTGGTGGATTATTGTCATATTATAATGAAACCTTTCAGCTAAAGGTGGATGTGATTGTAGTTCCTGTAGGAGTGTTTCATCCAAAATCTGTATCAAGTTTTGAATGGGTTCCTCCTTCGCCAAATATCCCAACACAGAGCACTTGTTTGGTGTATCCAGGGATGTGTCTTTTGGAAGGAACTAATTTATCAGAAGGCAGAGGGACAACCAAACCTTTCGAAACTTTTGGGGCTCCCTATTTAGTTGGTAAAGCGAAAGAAGAATTAGACAGGCGGATGCTCTCCCACCAATCAGGAAAGTTTATTTTACGTAACTTAAGATTTTTGCCTACATTTCATAAGTATGTTGGCTCCATTTGTGAAGGTTACCAACTCATGGTATTAAAACCAAAGCAGTTTCATTCCTTATATTTTGTATTATATTTTTTGAAACAATTGTTGGAACTCTTTCCCAAAGAATTTGAATATTTAAAAGGAGTCTACGAATTTCGTTCGGATCGCCCTGCCATTGAGCTTCTTTGCGGTGATTCAACTTTATTAGACTATTTATACGGAAAACGAACAGATTCTGAACTTGAGATGTATTTAAAAGAATCAGAAAGTCGTTGGACGAAACTGATAAAACCCTTTCGGTATTAA
- a CDS encoding LA_2490 family SGNH/GDSL-type esterase has product MIQNWKRWGAIVLFFPLALLSLELILRISNPPALRYYRDVKLLHAYHPEYGVTLEPNESRYVRHYADLWQGQFTTNSLGLRGIEEPIPKKPKLVCLGDSLVMGFGVSDEDTFCSRLGGLEENGLSYQSLNLGVDAYGSLGSYKRLKDMSTKIDNIKTVLFFISPNDFTMPEELRAQGILPDDENDALHENDPVWKKNFRIQFELTRISYLLQALKLGYEQTKVKFAQTKYLIAADTNLLSSSPLVYLRETFILPVKHQKCEETNEFICPTPLQNLNVICSDTPVDPNSLEPLPETTTRAYDLMIELSKEKGYRLVPVILPMQIEEVYCRQLGKFNALGGYAIRAKKYLDSKGIKTLDILPYTDKMCGREFTRNGKTNKAGIQDYYIPGDGHLTKLGNLWAAESIADALKDYK; this is encoded by the coding sequence ATGATTCAAAACTGGAAACGATGGGGAGCCATTGTCCTATTTTTCCCGTTGGCGTTACTCTCTTTGGAATTGATTTTACGCATTTCCAATCCGCCTGCTTTACGTTATTACCGCGATGTCAAATTGTTGCATGCCTACCATCCTGAATATGGTGTCACCTTAGAACCAAACGAAAGTCGCTATGTCCGTCACTATGCCGATCTCTGGCAAGGACAGTTTACTACCAATTCGCTGGGACTTCGAGGTATAGAAGAGCCAATCCCCAAAAAACCGAAACTTGTTTGTCTTGGGGATAGTTTGGTTATGGGATTTGGTGTTTCCGATGAAGATACATTTTGTTCCAGACTTGGTGGATTGGAAGAGAACGGACTAAGTTACCAAAGTTTGAATTTGGGTGTGGATGCTTATGGATCTCTTGGTTCTTACAAACGCCTAAAAGATATGTCCACAAAGATTGACAATATCAAAACTGTATTGTTCTTTATTTCGCCAAATGATTTTACGATGCCTGAAGAGTTACGAGCCCAAGGTATCCTTCCAGATGATGAAAACGATGCACTTCACGAAAACGATCCTGTTTGGAAAAAAAACTTTCGCATTCAGTTTGAACTTACAAGAATTTCCTATCTTTTACAGGCCCTAAAACTTGGTTACGAACAAACGAAAGTCAAATTTGCACAAACCAAATATTTAATTGCAGCAGATACAAATCTTTTGAGTTCCTCTCCGCTGGTGTATTTGCGAGAAACTTTTATTCTTCCCGTCAAACACCAGAAATGTGAAGAGACAAATGAGTTTATTTGCCCCACTCCTCTACAAAATCTGAATGTAATTTGTTCTGATACGCCAGTGGATCCAAATTCACTAGAACCCTTACCTGAAACCACAACCAGGGCCTATGATTTGATGATAGAACTGTCAAAAGAAAAAGGATACCGATTGGTTCCCGTCATCCTTCCCATGCAAATCGAAGAAGTGTATTGTCGCCAACTCGGAAAGTTTAATGCACTCGGAGGTTATGCCATTCGAGCTAAAAAATATTTGGATTCAAAAGGGATCAAAACTTTAGACATTCTCCCCTATACGGACAAAATGTGCGGTCGCGAGTTCACTCGAAATGGGAAAACTAACAAAGCTGGGATTCAGGATTATTACATACCGGGAGATGGCCACCTAACCAAATTAGGCAATCTGTGGGCTGCCGAATCAATTGCCGATGCCCTAAAGGATTACAAATAA
- a CDS encoding prephenate dehydrogenase — protein sequence MNLSTVLVYGMGLMGGSLALAIRQKFPNTEISAVVRSEKSKSTILTKQLANHVFLQNEFQTPNWSNYDLVVFSTPVESILKIIPTLPKSGNTIFIDLGSTKETIVSAVESYFGDMAHNYISTHPMCGSEQAGPDAAVPDLYVDKLCILTSPKSASNTSLEWVRSFWEKIGSWTLEMDSKSHDETLAYLSHLPHVISTLLVNVAGSNPTTKKEILESSKPITGGGFRDMSRIAGSNPDMWISIFKENQRFLLKSIDDLIQQLSEFRNLFGSDGSFDETQIRKIWDLAIANKDEIRKTK from the coding sequence ATGAACTTATCCACAGTTTTGGTTTATGGAATGGGCCTTATGGGTGGTTCCCTTGCCCTCGCGATTCGTCAGAAATTTCCAAATACAGAAATTTCAGCTGTGGTTCGTTCCGAAAAAAGTAAATCTACGATTTTGACAAAACAACTGGCAAATCATGTTTTTTTGCAGAATGAATTCCAAACGCCAAATTGGTCTAACTATGATTTGGTGGTATTTAGTACTCCTGTTGAGTCCATTTTGAAAATCATTCCGACTCTTCCTAAATCGGGAAATACAATTTTTATCGATTTAGGATCTACCAAAGAAACCATTGTTTCTGCAGTGGAATCCTATTTTGGGGATATGGCCCACAATTACATTTCTACCCATCCTATGTGCGGATCTGAACAAGCGGGCCCAGATGCTGCAGTTCCAGATTTATATGTAGATAAACTTTGTATTTTAACTTCTCCAAAATCTGCATCTAACACTAGTTTGGAATGGGTTCGGTCGTTTTGGGAAAAAATTGGTTCCTGGACTTTGGAAATGGACTCCAAATCACATGATGAAACATTGGCTTATCTTTCCCATCTTCCTCATGTGATCTCTACCTTACTTGTCAATGTGGCTGGATCCAATCCTACAACTAAAAAAGAAATCTTAGAATCTTCTAAACCCATTACGGGTGGTGGGTTTCGGGATATGTCAAGGATTGCCGGTTCCAACCCGGATATGTGGATTTCTATCTTCAAAGAAAATCAAAGATTTCTACTTAAATCAATTGATGATTTGATTCAACAATTATCGGAGTTTCGAAATCTTTTTGGATCAGATGGTTCTTTTGATGAAACACAAATTCGAAAAATTTGGGATTTGGCAATAGCAAACAAAGATGAAATTCGAAAAACAAAATGA
- a CDS encoding DUF6989 domain-containing protein, whose product MKPKFLAEEFLLALYFLIFSIVSVFVLYWSESPSGVKLASLTLLFHLSFVGLSLALRWHTPFRIWKFLVPLSIFMVFPDWFLSSALQILVFPDDGFLKIGTVSGYMAGLWVIPLFICVYTGIKLEEMSVSIIGTGLWVGITALVIFGTSEATMWALGSWYPQNVKMWGKVAYYVLVPEMILGITAYLAYQGFSYSAYIFQIAMGFLVMILYIGNLSFFYLLIEKIL is encoded by the coding sequence ATGAAACCCAAGTTCCTTGCAGAAGAATTCCTTTTGGCTTTGTATTTTTTGATATTTAGCATTGTATCCGTCTTCGTTTTGTATTGGTCAGAAAGCCCTTCGGGGGTCAAACTTGCTTCCCTCACTCTCCTATTCCATCTTAGTTTTGTTGGCCTCTCTCTGGCACTTCGCTGGCATACACCCTTTCGGATTTGGAAATTTTTAGTTCCTTTGTCCATTTTTATGGTCTTTCCTGATTGGTTTCTTTCTAGCGCCTTACAAATCTTAGTGTTTCCTGACGATGGATTTTTGAAAATAGGAACTGTTTCTGGTTATATGGCAGGGCTTTGGGTCATTCCTTTATTTATTTGTGTTTATACAGGAATCAAATTGGAAGAAATGTCTGTTTCCATCATTGGAACGGGACTTTGGGTTGGAATCACAGCTCTCGTGATTTTTGGAACTTCGGAAGCTACCATGTGGGCACTCGGTTCTTGGTATCCTCAAAATGTGAAGATGTGGGGAAAAGTAGCCTACTATGTGTTAGTTCCCGAGATGATCTTAGGTATTACCGCTTATCTTGCTTACCAAGGATTTTCTTATTCTGCTTATATCTTTCAAATTGCTATGGGTTTTTTAGTAATGATTCTCTATATTGGAAACCTTTCTTTCTTTTACCTTCTCATTGAAAAAATTCTATAA
- a CDS encoding UvrD-helicase domain-containing protein, translated as MWSEEQKKIIHSNFPIKQVIAGAGSGKTATMVGLLEEREKQNSILPKNTLIVTFTKKATNEFKERCEKKGLSKDYHISTFHSFCYHVLKKYDSSKNWSDYKLLCESKKWEITKNILYEYRYEIGGIPFPTLFKNNGKYFRQLSETTYQSFLTKFRSWKENNRYFEFDDLIFDFLKFLDTEPSNLAKERWTSLIIDEFQDTDEVQLQIIKKMNFQSITVVGDDWQAIYGFRGATPKPFLDFPKHFPSVIQYFLSTNYRSKECIIQSSLLPLHHNKDKIQKQVQTFRKEKGIFQVERIRETKKRPLEIWKQWQKKDPNTIILTRSNFRKFEWIQSGVPLAQVMTIHSAKGLEFTTVLLDLVLGWSENRNEVDEAEERRILYVGLSRAKDNLILFIPDKSKPDRLADQMSGDFSFRNRLRNRTLRWARLW; from the coding sequence ATGTGGAGCGAAGAACAAAAAAAAATCATTCATTCTAATTTTCCAATCAAACAAGTCATTGCTGGTGCAGGTTCTGGAAAAACCGCAACAATGGTTGGTCTTTTGGAAGAAAGGGAAAAACAAAACTCCATTCTCCCAAAAAACACTCTCATCGTTACATTTACAAAAAAAGCAACAAACGAATTCAAAGAAAGGTGTGAAAAAAAAGGTTTATCCAAAGATTACCATATTTCCACCTTTCATTCGTTTTGTTATCATGTATTAAAAAAATACGATTCATCCAAAAATTGGTCAGATTACAAATTACTCTGCGAATCCAAAAAATGGGAAATCACAAAGAATATTCTTTATGAATATCGTTATGAAATTGGAGGAATTCCTTTTCCCACCCTTTTCAAAAACAATGGAAAATATTTTCGCCAACTTTCTGAAACCACATACCAATCTTTTTTAACAAAATTTCGATCTTGGAAAGAGAACAACCGTTACTTTGAATTTGATGATTTGATTTTTGACTTTCTAAAATTTTTGGATACGGAACCATCCAATTTAGCCAAAGAAAGATGGACATCACTGATCATCGACGAGTTCCAAGACACTGACGAAGTCCAGCTCCAAATCATTAAAAAAATGAACTTCCAATCCATCACTGTGGTAGGTGACGATTGGCAAGCTATCTACGGATTTCGCGGTGCCACACCAAAACCTTTTTTGGACTTTCCAAAACATTTTCCTTCTGTGATCCAATACTTTTTATCCACTAACTACCGTTCAAAGGAATGTATCATCCAATCATCTCTCCTTCCTTTGCATCACAATAAAGACAAAATCCAAAAGCAGGTACAAACCTTTCGAAAGGAAAAAGGAATCTTCCAAGTAGAACGAATCAGAGAAACCAAAAAAAGACCATTGGAGATTTGGAAACAATGGCAGAAAAAAGACCCAAACACAATCATTCTCACTCGTAGCAATTTCAGAAAATTTGAATGGATCCAATCGGGAGTACCTTTGGCACAAGTGATGACCATCCATAGTGCCAAAGGTTTGGAATTCACAACTGTTCTCCTGGATCTTGTACTTGGTTGGAGCGAAAATAGAAACGAAGTTGATGAAGCAGAAGAACGAAGGATTCTTTACGTTGGACTTTCAAGAGCAAAAGACAATTTGATACTATTCATCCCGGACAAATCCAAACCCGATCGTCTGGCCGATCAAATGAGTGGGGATTTTTCATTCAGGAACCGATTGCGAAATCGTACTTTACGGTGGGCCCGGCTCTGGTGA
- a CDS encoding SAM-dependent methyltransferase has protein sequence MSETEYYRSQSYQEYLLSSHRRDVCPPEDVYAFFNWKGLNNLVDFGSGLGFYFNEFRKWFPHVWIWAAECQQEIIDMVLRRKLMEGIEQLTPFHMDQSDHPLLPEWVPVPEIIFASLSLSTFPNPGLAMDGLIRSMKAGGRLFIIDWSKTESGFGPKINEKISMDKMKFLAEEYKLEVTKSGRISEHFYGMEVKASSNFIYGYYDLKEEEDEDSAVFKQ, from the coding sequence ATGTCGGAAACGGAATACTACCGTTCACAAAGTTACCAGGAATACTTACTTTCAAGTCATAGGAGAGATGTTTGTCCTCCTGAAGATGTTTATGCCTTTTTCAACTGGAAAGGTCTAAACAACCTCGTTGATTTTGGGAGTGGGCTTGGGTTTTACTTTAACGAGTTTAGAAAATGGTTTCCCCATGTTTGGATCTGGGCTGCGGAATGCCAACAAGAGATCATCGATATGGTCTTACGCCGGAAACTCATGGAAGGAATCGAACAACTCACTCCGTTCCATATGGACCAATCAGACCATCCCCTTCTACCGGAATGGGTGCCTGTCCCCGAAATAATTTTTGCATCGCTATCGTTATCCACATTCCCAAACCCTGGTTTGGCGATGGACGGACTCATTCGTTCCATGAAAGCAGGAGGAAGACTGTTTATCATCGATTGGTCAAAAACGGAATCTGGATTTGGTCCTAAAATCAACGAAAAGATATCTATGGATAAAATGAAATTTCTTGCGGAAGAATACAAACTTGAAGTCACAAAATCAGGAAGGATCTCCGAACATTTTTACGGAATGGAAGTGAAGGCAAGTTCCAATTTTATTTATGGTTATTATGACCTCAAAGAAGAGGAAGATGAAGACAGTGCAGTTTTTAAACAATGA
- the pheA gene encoding prephenate dehydratase, which produces MSSAEEELKKIRAGIDSLDTEIIALIQKRAGYAQEIGRVKKESGGPIYRPDREKDVYEKVTKLSGGPLPSSVIRAIYREMMSGTIALEHPLKIGFLGPEGSFSHSAMRSKFGSSIDAVPQTSIPDVFRMVEEGKLDYGVVPVENSTEGQVSSTLDMFLETDLFVYSELYQRISFSLLGFESDLSLVKKIYGIRIGNEQCRNWISANLPNAEVVDTSSTAMAAKLVSERKDGLAIASKIAGEIYNLNIIAEGIEDYSGNTTRFLVIGKTESPKTKEDKTSIVFSIPNQTGSLFAILKTFNDASINLTKIESRPLKRNLWEYHFFVDFIGHKEDPKIAELLEKVKSQCTLFKLLGSYPTAGSFPT; this is translated from the coding sequence ATGAGCAGTGCAGAAGAAGAACTAAAAAAAATCCGTGCTGGTATCGATTCATTAGACACTGAAATCATTGCTCTCATTCAAAAACGGGCTGGTTACGCACAAGAGATTGGCCGTGTTAAAAAAGAATCCGGTGGACCAATTTACCGCCCGGATCGTGAAAAAGATGTATATGAAAAAGTTACAAAACTATCAGGTGGGCCACTTCCTTCTTCTGTGATTCGGGCAATTTACCGAGAGATGATGTCTGGGACCATCGCCTTAGAACACCCGTTAAAGATTGGTTTTTTAGGCCCAGAAGGAAGTTTTTCTCATTCTGCAATGCGTTCTAAATTTGGAAGTTCCATTGATGCAGTTCCTCAAACTTCGATTCCAGATGTGTTTCGAATGGTGGAGGAAGGTAAGTTGGATTATGGAGTGGTGCCTGTGGAAAATTCCACAGAAGGCCAAGTCAGTTCCACCTTGGATATGTTTTTAGAAACTGATCTTTTCGTTTATTCAGAGTTATACCAAAGGATTTCATTTTCTTTACTCGGTTTTGAATCAGACCTTTCTCTTGTGAAAAAAATCTATGGAATTCGAATCGGAAACGAACAATGCCGCAATTGGATTTCTGCGAATCTTCCAAATGCAGAAGTTGTGGATACTTCTTCTACTGCGATGGCGGCAAAGTTAGTATCCGAAAGAAAAGACGGCCTTGCCATTGCATCCAAAATAGCTGGCGAAATTTATAATTTAAATATAATTGCAGAAGGGATTGAAGATTATTCGGGAAACACCACTCGGTTTCTTGTGATTGGCAAAACAGAATCACCTAAAACAAAAGAAGATAAAACATCCATTGTGTTTTCTATTCCGAACCAAACTGGTTCTTTGTTTGCTATTTTAAAAACATTTAATGATGCTTCGATCAATCTAACAAAAATTGAATCAAGGCCATTAAAACGAAACTTATGGGAATACCATTTTTTTGTCGATTTTATTGGTCACAAAGAAGATCCAAAAATCGCAGAACTTCTCGAAAAAGTAAAATCACAATGTACTTTGTTTAAACTTTTGGGTTCCTATCCAACAGCCGGATCTTTTCCGACATGA
- a CDS encoding LemA family protein has protein sequence MTRMFRTIFLISLMATVLTNCGYNRIQELDEEVTASWAEVLNQYKRRSDLVPNLVSAVKGFANQEKDIMKGIAEARAKIGSIQATPELVNNPESLKQFDQAQGQLGSALSRLLMIQENYPQLKSDQHFSDLMAQLEGTENRITVARNRFIKATKDYNVYIRQFPAVLTAKAFGYDAKATFTVEDPKAIENAPKVEF, from the coding sequence ATGACAAGAATGTTTCGAACCATTTTTCTAATTTCCCTTATGGCAACAGTTCTTACCAACTGCGGTTATAACCGTATCCAAGAGTTGGATGAAGAAGTGACTGCTTCTTGGGCAGAAGTTCTCAACCAATACAAAAGAAGATCGGACTTAGTTCCTAATTTGGTTTCTGCCGTTAAAGGATTTGCCAACCAAGAAAAAGACATCATGAAAGGAATTGCAGAAGCAAGAGCAAAAATTGGTTCTATCCAAGCAACTCCTGAACTTGTAAACAATCCTGAAAGTTTAAAACAATTTGACCAAGCGCAAGGACAGTTGGGTTCAGCTTTGTCTAGGCTATTGATGATCCAAGAAAATTATCCTCAACTCAAATCGGACCAACACTTTTCAGATTTAATGGCGCAGTTAGAAGGAACAGAAAATAGAATCACTGTTGCAAGAAACAGATTCATCAAAGCAACCAAAGACTACAATGTGTACATTCGTCAATTTCCGGCAGTACTTACTGCGAAAGCTTTTGGTTATGATGCAAAAGCAACCTTCACAGTGGAAGATCCAAAAGCGATTGAAAATGCACCGAAAGTAGAATTCTAA
- a CDS encoding MBOAT family O-acyltransferase has product MLFNSVHYLIFAPVVILVYFLIPKRFQGLWLFIVSLYFYAIFRIPFLILLVFSFVITKLAVDYMELASSKAKKLFWLNVAVWSNLGLLFVFKYLDFSITVWNQTFSLTPCDPEFVQKSGILLPMGISFFTLQAVSYAVDVYRGVVERAKSIFHFGLFLAFFPQLVAGPILRASDVLHQFLDSKDFTKENLKQGLKQLFWGIFKKTFIADPVSYVIDPMYANPTEYNWIAMWIAAFLFAVQIYCDFSGYSDIAIGTARILGFHIPKNFDRPFLSGTLTELWRRWHISFSSWLRDYVYITLGGNRRGEIMAYVNLFITTFVSGIWHGADWTFVFWGTLHSTMMVVEKFVFKFETMRKAWNRVPRSIQPLYPVGVFVLSCFFFRAKATPEVPTGMGITKIMLERAFTGVSGMFPQMSVSLVVLVGFLFLVDILQDRNEDRFAFITDNLYFLIPTCILLYITSFIIYSVTVSSPFLYFQF; this is encoded by the coding sequence ATGCTTTTTAATTCAGTTCACTATTTGATCTTTGCACCCGTTGTTATCCTTGTTTATTTTTTAATTCCAAAACGATTCCAAGGTCTTTGGTTATTTATTGTTAGTTTGTATTTCTATGCAATCTTTCGAATTCCTTTTTTAATTTTACTCGTGTTTTCCTTCGTCATTACAAAACTTGCTGTCGACTATATGGAGTTAGCTTCTTCCAAAGCAAAAAAACTCTTTTGGTTGAATGTGGCTGTCTGGAGTAATTTAGGTTTACTTTTTGTATTTAAATATTTGGACTTTTCCATTACGGTTTGGAACCAAACATTTTCCCTTACCCCTTGTGATCCAGAATTTGTACAAAAGTCAGGAATTCTTCTTCCGATGGGGATTAGTTTTTTCACCTTACAAGCAGTATCTTATGCAGTCGATGTTTATAGAGGTGTAGTCGAAAGAGCCAAATCCATTTTTCATTTCGGACTCTTTCTAGCATTTTTTCCACAACTCGTAGCTGGTCCCATCTTACGTGCCAGTGATGTCCTCCACCAGTTTTTAGATTCTAAAGACTTTACGAAAGAGAATCTAAAACAGGGTCTAAAACAACTCTTTTGGGGAATCTTTAAAAAGACTTTCATTGCTGATCCGGTTTCGTATGTGATCGATCCCATGTATGCCAATCCAACAGAATACAATTGGATCGCGATGTGGATTGCCGCTTTTTTATTTGCCGTTCAAATCTATTGCGATTTTTCAGGATACTCCGACATTGCCATTGGAACTGCAAGGATTCTTGGTTTTCATATTCCGAAAAACTTTGATCGTCCCTTTTTATCAGGCACACTGACTGAACTTTGGAGGCGTTGGCATATATCCTTTAGTTCTTGGTTACGTGACTACGTATATATCACTCTGGGCGGAAACAGACGAGGGGAAATTATGGCCTACGTAAATCTCTTCATCACTACCTTTGTTTCTGGAATTTGGCATGGGGCCGATTGGACATTTGTATTTTGGGGGACCCTTCATTCCACAATGATGGTGGTGGAAAAATTTGTTTTCAAATTTGAAACCATGAGAAAGGCCTGGAACCGAGTACCACGCTCCATCCAACCATTGTATCCCGTTGGTGTATTTGTTTTGTCTTGTTTTTTCTTCCGAGCAAAAGCCACTCCAGAAGTTCCCACAGGAATGGGAATCACCAAAATTATGTTAGAGCGTGCCTTTACCGGTGTGAGTGGAATGTTTCCTCAAATGAGTGTAAGCCTTGTGGTCTTAGTTGGATTTTTATTTTTAGTCGATATCCTCCAAGATAGAAACGAAGACAGATTTGCCTTTATCACAGACAATTTATACTTTCTCATTCCAACTTGTATCTTACTCTATATCACTTCATTTATTATCTATAGTGTAACAGTATCAAGCCCCTTCCTCTACTTTCAGTTCTAA
- a CDS encoding LA_2486 family SGNH/GDSL-type esterase has protein sequence MKKFYKFSSIIGILTLLVFFLGEGFFRYKSKRETEEIEYKKIHCLYGFTDIRLCPNVNAEFLRKDGKIWDIQTNSFGERILGKDKNNSKLWLVGDSMAMGYGLPTKETPAFYINSKYNLDVRVVAVDAIGTKGVLKLLKETLQTIDTKDYPEQIYWIWNPSDFIDDEREKKGFKRIFYPIHHLLSQISYLYRNLLPSPKANVYTSYGIPIKYPESHITYSHLVDFFSDRVIPKEKMKILFSWGMSREGTPDTKDPNYDVAKDFFSKQKVKTIDLRKKTEVLFKEQKQVYIPLDGHPGPALAELFADAIAKDFLNLP, from the coding sequence TTGAAAAAATTCTATAAATTTTCATCCATAATTGGTATCCTTACTCTCTTAGTTTTTTTTCTAGGAGAGGGGTTTTTTCGTTACAAGTCCAAAAGAGAAACGGAAGAAATTGAATACAAAAAAATTCATTGTTTGTATGGATTCACGGATATCCGCCTTTGCCCCAATGTTAATGCAGAGTTTTTACGTAAGGATGGAAAAATTTGGGATATCCAAACAAATTCCTTCGGGGAAAGAATTCTAGGTAAAGACAAAAACAATTCAAAACTTTGGTTAGTTGGCGACTCTATGGCAATGGGATATGGCCTACCAACAAAAGAAACACCTGCCTTTTATATAAACTCAAAATATAATTTAGATGTAAGAGTGGTTGCTGTGGATGCCATTGGAACAAAAGGTGTTTTAAAACTTCTGAAAGAAACACTACAGACCATTGACACCAAAGATTATCCCGAACAAATCTACTGGATTTGGAATCCTTCCGATTTTATTGATGACGAACGAGAAAAAAAAGGGTTCAAACGAATTTTTTATCCCATCCACCACCTACTGTCCCAAATTTCCTACCTGTATCGAAATCTTCTTCCTTCTCCCAAAGCGAATGTGTACACTTCGTACGGAATTCCGATAAAGTATCCTGAATCACATATTACGTATTCTCACTTGGTGGATTTTTTCTCAGATAGAGTCATCCCTAAAGAAAAAATGAAAATCCTCTTTAGTTGGGGAATGTCCAGAGAAGGAACCCCTGACACAAAAGATCCAAATTACGATGTAGCAAAAGATTTCTTTTCCAAACAAAAAGTGAAAACCATCGATCTAAGAAAAAAAACAGAAGTTTTGTTTAAAGAACAAAAGCAAGTGTACATTCCTCTTGATGGTCATCCAGGGCCAGCACTAGCGGAACTTTTTGCCGATGCGATTGCCAAGGACTTCTTAAATTTGCCTTAG